The Amyelois transitella isolate CPQ chromosome 20, ilAmyTran1.1, whole genome shotgun sequence genome has a segment encoding these proteins:
- the LOC106131709 gene encoding mediator of RNA polymerase II transcription subunit 24, which produces MDASKITSKTSSLKALILKAWRERWTDIQWGINIKTILPRGVSGDLYNLADCILQQAMVGCGANQLVISYLKHSLASHLVSYAAVLQRISKFDAFHKPHCILSLLEFLEGFLDNITCRGKMEEEVLAYAVSSIILWLFQVYHYSLSKYTASNPIQSQELLEKSTSILNSIVNTDFLVAMFYLAKQNDPDEYSKVTKKCQEISTFIMMNTQFKAPVTLHETLQKICNMDIDKIAPLNIKMETVGHCLQALIAVNLLANPSADSQLLTSQLLMVKRIKGYTLSRLYCELIRSCFISLNDSCKTASNQALWAAFTFVKVPQVMYNLHSICGTASKEGEYSVEVVEAFEKLLQSTPLLDIVDVKSSCNSIITLIEPLVKLNVLSESHLAYFNKRRETKDMKLQKLEPTGLQAPIPVFITRAEPTLAGILKTLASDFSKIHDSLNPMLCQIVGGGTLEKILAVATVEGKLKLIVSRLIKLNEFAIHSSNEKGASQSKVASFDISFLILCFIVQEYGADAVLEENGDSFFEHWVRDCMPQKGVHKPPDQILQKCDLQFVDVFIRHLSAPDFDFKNINMKPHDLCENVAGVIREVLFAWEQGSLSAGDVKRMLDSLRQKMTSLAVCASVWLCAYINVVHQDAFLKPMNMVQQFLTPPNDVEKQIETFKERSVLMTHIIKKMQYDIHPSSAPKSKTASTFHNIISRQPILEQLQTIWEDIKSRGYLHIDATHNFECLLNTTGPVWFVTHLVKETLKFRYQEDLDRSVDIVFAILHLDIEKCTEALLLHVLPQYLYNAKLCEELVEPQSTILAKLSVYCIYAALEHSNANKLHNSRKRRHDDSDDMDVTSSKVRRLNDNSSDSSGYYGQGQNVSGVTLKEPLQSALETLYTSFSQLAGKNGDVTPQTHFILQFLSYVVSCGHERAHLVLQKMPSELVPTLIKALPEGFNISLILRLHDLSSPYGRKDTARDLCLLRNMRLRPD; this is translated from the coding sequence ATGGATGCCTCAAAGATTACAAGTAAAACAAGCTCTTTGAAGGCTTTGATTCTTAAAGCTTGGCGAGAAAGATGGACAGATATTCAATGGGGTATAAATATCAAGACAATTTTACCTAGAGGCGTAAGTGGAGACCTTTATAACCTAGCTGATTGTATTCTTCAGCAAGCCATGGTAGGTTGTGGAGCCAACCAGTTAGTAATATCCTACTTGAAACATTCACTTGCATCACATCTTGTGTCATATGCAGCAGTGCTACAGAGAATATCAAAATTCGACGCTTTCCATAAACCTCACTGTATTTTGAGCCTTTTGGAGTTTTTAGAAGGTTTCCTTGACAATATAACATGCAGGGGTAAGATGGAAGAAGAAGTACTCGCGTATGCGGTATCATCAATTATTTTGTGGCTTTTCCAAGTTTACCATTACTCACTCAGTAAATATACAGCATCAAATCCAATTCAGAGTCAAGAATTGCTTGAGAAGTCCACATCCATACTCAATTCAATAGTCAATACGGATTTTTTGGTTGCTATGTTTTATCTTGCCAAACAAAATGATCCAGATGAATATAGTAAGGTTACTAAGAAATGCCAAGAAATCTcaacttttattatgatgaaTACTCAGTTCAAGGCCCCAGTGACCTTACATGAgactttacaaaaaatatgtaacatgGATATAGATAAAATTGCACCATTAAATATTAAGATGGAAACAGTGGGACATTGTCTGCAGGCACTCATTGCAGTAAATTTATTAGCAAACCCAAGTGCAGACTCTCAACTATTGACGAGCCAACTACTTATGGTTAAACGCATAAAAGGATATACATTGTCAAGACTGTATTGTGAATTGATCCGATCCTGTTTTATTTCTCTCAATGATTCTTGTAAGACTGCTTCAAACCAAGCATTATGGGCAGCTTTTACTTTCGTGAAGGTCCCTCAAGTTATGTACAATTTACATAGTATATGTGGTACTGCAAGCAAAGAAGGCGAATATTCTGTGGAAGTCGTGGAAGCATTTGAGAAGCTGTTGCAGTCAACTCCTCTTCTGGATATTGTTGATGTAAAGAGTTCATGTAATAGTATCATAACTTTAATCGAACCTCTTGTTAAGTTGAATGTATTATCAGAAAGCCATTTggcatattttaataaacgaCGAGAAACAAAAGATATGAAACTGCAGAAATTAGAGCCTACTGGTCTTCAAGCACCAATACCAGTCTTTATTACAAGGGCAGAGCCAACACTTGCTGGTATCTTAAAAACACTTGCTAGCGACTTCAGTAAGATTCATGATTCACTGAATCCAATGCTGTGTCAGATTGTTGGTGGAGGAACTTTGGAAAAGATCCTAGCTGTAGCAACAGTAGAGGGAAAGTTGAAGTTAATAGTCTCAAGGCTCATAAAACTGAATGAATTTGCCATCCATTCATCCAATGAAAAAGGAGCATCTCAGTCAAAAGTAGCGAGTTTTGACATATCATTTCTCATTCTCTGCTTCATAGTCCAAGAATATGGTGCTGATGCTGTTTTAGAGGAAAATGGAGATAGTTTCTTCGAACACTGGGTTAGAGATTGTATGCCACAAAAAGGAGTCCATAAACCACCAGATCAAATATTGCAGAAATGTGATTTGCAATTTGTTGATGTTTTCATTCGACATCTGAGCGCACCAGACTTTGACTTTAagaatattaatatgaaacCGCATGATTTGTGTGAGAATGTGGCTGGTGTTATAAGAGAAGTCTTGTTTGCTTGGGAACAAGGATCACTATCAGCTGGAGATGTCAAGCGGATGCTTGATTCTCTGAGGCAAAAGATGACTTCTTTAGCTGTTTGTGCCTCTGTCTGGCTTTGTGCCTACATCAATGTGGTTCATCAAGATGCATTCCTGAAACCAATGAATATGGTTCAACAATTCTTAACACCACCAAATGACGTCGAGAAACAAATTGAGACTTTTAAGGAAAGATCAGTTTTGATGACTcacattataaagaaaatgcaatatgacatccatccatcttcaGCGCCCAAGTCGAAAACGGCTTCTACATTCCACAATATAATATCAAGGCAGCCTATTTTAGAGCAGTTACAGACTATATGGGAGGACATAAAATCAAGGGGCTATCTTCACATTGATGCAACACATAATTTTGAGTGTTTATTAAATACGACAGGACCAGTATGGTTTGTAACACATTTAGTAAAGGAAACCCTAAAGTTCAGATACCAGGAAGATCTTGATAGATCAGTGGACATAGTTTTTGCTATACTACATTTAGATATTGAAAAATGTACTGAGGCTTTGTTACTGCATGTTCTGCCTCAGTATTTGTACAATGCCAAGTTATGTGAAGAGCTTGTTGAGCCACAATCAACTATTTTGGCCAAACTGTCAGTTTATTGCATTTATGCTGCATTAGAACACAgtaatgcaaataaattacataattctAGAAAACGTCGGCATGACGATTCAGATGATATGGATGTGACATCGAGTAAAGTGCGgaggcttaatgataatagTTCAGACAGCAGTGGTTACTATGGGCAAGGCCAAAATGTTTCAGGGGTGACCTTGAAAGAGCCGTTACAATCGGCTTTAGAGACACTATACACGTCTTTTTCCCAATTGGCTGGGAAGAATGGCGACGTCACCCCACAGACACATTTTATACTTCAGTTTTTGTCGTACGTCGTCTCTTGTGGACATGAAAGAGCGCATTTAGTTCTGCAAAAGATGCCAAGTGAATTGGTCCCCACTTTGATAAAGGCTCTTCCAGAAGGTTTTAATATAAGCTTGATTCTAAGGCTGCATGACTTGTCTAGCCCTTATGGTAGAAAAGATACTGCTAGGGATCTTTGTCTATTGAGAAATATGCGGTTGAGGCCTGATTAA